The stretch of DNA TCTTTAGTGAGATCGAAATTCCCTGAGAACTAATTTACAACCctgaatatcttttaaaacatgGGCTCCCTttacctccctcctccccttgcatATCAGCCAAGTTCTGTTCTAACAGTGATATTAATAAAAAGTTCAAACAACCACCCCGAACACTAAACTTTCTTAGAGAATGTCTCCTGCCCTCTACTTTTGGTAGttaaatttttcttcctattaattttcttagaatttgtTAACTTGATTGTGAAATCACACCAAGAAATTTTTTTAGTTAAGTAAATACTTCTGATTACTGAGATGAGTTACTGCTTTACTATTTGTTGCAATTTTCCTATAAATGAGGTCAATGAGCACCTTTTCTATAAAAGAAATCAATCTCCATCTTTCATATATTAGTTGAGCCAGGTCAATTTTTGTTAATCTACTGCCTACTATTTGCTGGAGAGAGCACTCCTCAAActcagaaggaaaatatttccagTGATcaatactttttcttaaaagggtATTTTTCAAATGAGTAGCTggacataaaaaatataaaataactttattaaacatacaaatttaagaacattcaagtttttttttaagattatgagAATACAGAGCATATTTGTGGCAATGGTTTCTGTATATACTATACTTACCAAATAGGGTAGGTGACATACTTACTTGAATGCACAAAATAACAGAATGTATGTTCTAGATCCCTAAGCTGTTTCTACACTATACTCTATCCCTACTAAATGGGAAAGTTTTCAGCAGATCCATATCCCGTGACTTATTTCTCACAGAGAGCATTTGAAATACTGTCACTGATATGTATCATTTTGGAATATAGTAATACATAAATCTCTATCTCTGGTCCTCTTCTACTTTGCGCACTTATCTCTCTTTCCAACGCACCCAAGACTCTAGTAGTCAATCTTCCTTGAGCAGGACCAACTTATTTATAACAGGATGCAGAGATCCTGATGACCCAGGATCAtcaacacagaggaaaaaataaccaATAATATTCTCAAGGctgtatttattttcccttttagcaGCTACCTAATTACACCTAAGatggtgagaaaaagaaaagcattttggaCTATCAGCCTTCACCTTGGTTCTGCAGCTTCCCTTTAATCAACCAGTGTACGCAGTGAGTTCCCAACTGTAAACACATGCAATATTTAACAAAGTACCCAGAAACTCTGTGGAAAGCACCATATAATTTCCAAGGAGAATGTGTTAGGTGGGGATGGGGAAAGTGGAAAAATCAAGAGAAACCATTAAGAAAAACATGGCAGTTCACACAAAAATGCTTTAACAAAATACTTTGAGgataaattaaattcaattttaagtgATATTACCTCCAACATTTTCTCATTAATTGCTTTTAGTGTTCATAAAAGGTATAATATATGCCTCCAGAAGAGGAAATGATCTCCTTTACCTACAGAATGGTTAGAGCATCAGCACCGGGTTGAGTTTTCTAGAAGTACACATAGCCATAACTTAAAGGAACCAATAAAATAACTCTTTTGACTCATTTAGTCCTGATCACATCTGTTAATTTTAAGACTTACACCTCAGATTCCTATATACTAGGGTAAAACAGTTGCTTTTTCTGCATATGGCAGTGACAAGTAATTAGGGAAGTGAAAGATCTGATTATActtgggtagatttttttttttttgtacttgggTAAATCTTACTCAAAGATCATGTAGTTAGCCTAAAGAACTATCCCAGCTGTCTTTAATCTTAATCCATATTTTAGAATCTGCCAAAGAgcaaatactaaaattttaaaataaattatttatcctGCCCTGGTCTCTAATCAAGAAGTTATAGCTCTTATAAGGAACTCTTTTTCACCTGTCTCATAATACACAACAGCAAACATATGAAGAACAATCATCACAAgctcatatctttaaaaaaaggatgcaaCAAAGCCTCTTCTGCTGTTATTCTTGAAGCTGGATTTAGATCCAGAAGTTTATCAAGAAGGTCATAAGCTTCATCAGGTACCTCATTCCATCCTTCTAAATCGGCAGTATCCATATTCAAACCACGCCCACAGCCGTTACTGTCCCCTTTACACAGTGAATTCCCTGAGGGCAGTGCTTGAGGTGTCTGTATAAGGTGAGAAGCTTTATGGTCAGTCTTCTCTGAAAAACTTGGGTCATGAGAAGCAGGCCCTTGTGTATCACTTGTTAATTGGGGAGTGTTAGAATCAATACCTCTGAGCTTCTCACAGAGTTTTCTCAAGTCTTGTGCTGGGACTTCTTTGCTACACAATATTGATttgcctgaaaaagaaaaaaacacatgtatttaatattatttgaaaatatcagaAGTCTCTCATGAGAATAATGCAAGTCCAACCATACACTTTGTGGATATATTTACACTATATAGAGACAGAGCACCACATGTTAATATTTAAGTTGTGTTTTGTACTACACAGTTGAAGACCAAATCAAAAGTAGGACGTACTAAGCAGAAAGCAGTGACTTACTAAGCTATGTAAGGGATTCACCTGACTGCCTAATTTCTTCAGCTTTATAGTGTCTTTCTGTAATCTGTAATCAGCTGCAGCTCCcattccttctcccccttccatACTTGTACATGCCTCTGGCTATGTGGCTCCTATTTTGCCTAGGATCCCCTGCACCTGGGATACTCTAACTTATATCATCACTCAGCTTAAGAGTTATATCTGTGAAGCCCGACACTCTCACAGAGTTGAACATTCTAAACTTCTATTGTACCTATgaaatttttttactttcattagcCTGTATTGTAACTGGAGGTCTGTTTCACCTACATTATGAGCTCTTTGAAGATAGGGactatttcatttacatttgaacCACCAAAGCCCGGACAGTGTCTATTACACAGTAGGCTCTTAATTAATGTCTGCTGGACTGGACAAAAAAAAGCATTACTCAGCCTCTCATGTCATTGTTCAGATATCACATCCTTACAGATGGTGTCCTTGACCAACCTCTGAAATAAGAGGagtcctcttctcttcctttccctttttatctTAATACCACTCGTCTGACAGATTTGCCTCCCCCACTAGAATTTAAGCTCTGTGAGAACAGACTCAATATTAGTACTTGGGCCACATCAACTCCCAACAAATGTTTCTGAATGACTTAATAAACCAgagctcagtttttaaaaatataaatgtctctGAAACAATTTCCTGACAGAATTATTTTCAGACATGGGCAAAAATAAGCATACAAACAGGCAATACTATATTATCTTGGCCTTATTTCCTTTAGACAGAAATGTgggagcatctgagtggctcagtcagttaaacatctgccctcagctcaggtcataatctcagggtcctgggatcgatccccatttggagatccctgctcagtggggagtctgcttgaaattctttccctctatctcttcccctactctctctctctctctctcaaacctttaaaaaatatattttgttacagaCTACATGTCAGGCATTTGATTTAGCTCAAGGTTTTTCTTCTGAATGTGACAGAACTCAACAAGTACTTGATGACAATCTACAGCGGGGTCAGCTCTAGGAATTAAGGATAGGGAAGCAGGTTATACACAACAGAAGTAAAAGCACTCCCACTGTTAATCTGAAGCAagtcatttctttgggtcttaAAGAACTGTAACTACTGGAGTTTTGAGTCCTTCTGTATTAAGCCCAAAGTTATAGTAAGATTGGACTGAAACAGCTGCAGAAGTCCTACTAATAAAACTAAGACTAGTATTACctgccattattatttttctaagatgAGAACAAGCATTACAATGATAAGTCTTTAAAAGCTCTTGCCTACTATTGTGACATTCACACTGGGATGTTTTCATGTCACATGTTGTGCTTCCATTATTGATCCTCATTTAAAACTTTGACTACAGAAAGGGGAGATTTAAGCTCTTCAACAAAATGTTTTGGTGTTCGTTCTCtgataagtttttttaaagatttatttatttattcatgagagagacagagggagaagcaggctctatgcagggagtctgacatggaactcgatcccgggtctccaggatcacgccctggactgaaggcggcgctaaactgctgagccactgaggctgcccagttctctgataaattttatgttcatAAAATTCTCATGTTATTCAGTAGTAGATAAAAAGTTTTCTTATCAGTTGAGAATAAACATGTGGAAGAATACAATTTCCAAAGTCTCAATCTTGCCTTCTACTTAtggtcatttatttttgtatgtatgtactaTTTCACTCTATTACCTCAGATAAAATTTTCTTATAGTAGGTACAAGAAAGCACCTACTTTGGAAACTAGGATTTCCAACATATGCTTACAAGAATAACTCCATCAGCAAAGGTGTtctcctcatttttcttccttcctacccTAAGGAACCTaactaacacatattttattatttattatcttccCTACTATAGTCCTTATTATGCTGCATCATAATTAACAGTTTACTTGTCAGTATAGAGTAAGATCATTTAAGGCAGGCCCAAGAACACCTGATGCttaataaatacacaataaacaaattaaaacatactattaaaaaatatttatgtaatgaaGTTAAATTATAACTATAGGGAGTCCcttattcttttaagattataaaattgaactttaaatatttaaatagcacTTTGTGCTTGGtaaaattaaatgattatatAGAAGTGATGATAAATTATCTTCTTACACAATGCAATTAATTTTAGAGCATCAGAGAAATTTTGTATCTAACACCAGAGAATTTTATGAACACAGAATATGTCTATTTGTAAAGAGAACTTCTTCATAATTTGATTTATAGAGATAATAAAGGCATTTGTTTTGTTCTAGAATATAAAACTGCTTACCAAAAGTTTTAGCAGCTTGGATAGTTTCCCTGGATCCACGAATTGTCATAATTTGAGCCAAGGCAGTTAAATCATCACTTGCTTTATAAAATGGATATCGCCCACTAAGCAAAGAAAGGAATATGACACCTGCAGACCACATGTCAATTGCTGTAacagaaaacaaactttaaaaaatcccaaaccTGTAATTTTATCACCAGTAGTCAATGTTATATCCATAGTTCTCAACCTTTGCTGTGCAAATTATCTTAAGCCTTACAAAAATTCTGATGCCCAGGCCCACTgtctgagattctgatttcattgtTCTGGAATAGAGCTCAGGCATCGTACTCCTTAAGTTCCTCAGAGGATATAGTGTGATACCAGGACTGAGAAACACTGGTCCAACATCTTTAACACAGAATACAATGTCTTCTTCCTTAAGCAACATGTTAGTAACTTTAAAGGATATTTTATCATTAGAAAaccataaatagaaatattttagaagatcaaaagaaatccaaaaatagCTATGTGGGAAAAATCTGGATGCTCCTCAAGAATTACATACCGTGAAAGTGGTTCATTTTAGTGAAAAATATTGAACATTAGAAGCTTTTCTTCAGCCAGGTGCTAACCCTGACTTCTGCTATAGAAACTTTAATCTCTAGAATTCTGGCAGTTAACTTTAAGACCAGCCCAGGCTCATGTTAAGAAAATTTCTCTTAGGGACAGCTCTTCTAATTGTTGACCTCCTAGTATCACCAAGTTATTTGCTCTCTATTGCCTTGGCCATTATATCACCTGCCTTTCCAAGCCTTAAGGCTAAGGTTCCCCAAAGTTCCAATCACTTCTTCCCCTGTACACTCTCCCTGACTACATCTTCCTTATGGCTTTAACCATCTTTTCTGTACTGATGACATTCAACTGTATCTCCAGCCCCAACTTCCCTGAGCTTGACTTTTATTCTGTTGAACATCTCTATCTGGGTGTCCCACAAGTATCTCAGACCAATTTACACCCTAATCCACCTTATCTTTCCTTGTAAACCAGTTACTTATTCTCCACCTTAGTCACTGATACCCATTCAAGTCCCCTAAGCTAGAACTCTGATAAACATCCTGGATGTCTTTTCTTTCACCACTCAAAACCCAAATCCTATATCCAATTATCTACCAGGTTCTGCCTTTCCAatctttcacctttcttttttcttgttaatgaTGCCCTCATTCAGGCTTTCATCATCTCGCATCTGGACCACTGTAGGCCACCACTCTCCAAAACCTATCCTCTCTGTACACCTACCAGAATGATCCAATTAGAACATAATTATTACCATGTCTCTCCCTTGAATACTTTCCAACACTTAGAGGATACAGTCTAAGCTATTTAATATGTGGGATCTGATCTATTATCAGGTTTCTCACCATTCCTTCACTTCCATCTTACATTCTAGCAACACTAAACTTATTGTTTCCTATATGACTAGACCATTCTGTTTCTTGAGATCCTCTGCTCATGTATCAATGCCAACCATTCACTCCAGTTTACATTCTCTTCTCATAGGTTCCCTCTTCCGTGAACTTCCTTCCATATTCCCGTCAGATAGGAATAGTTAGGTGTCCCTAAAATACCCTGTATAAAGATTTATAACCATCCTCAACAGGTTATTATTATTTGAGACTAAGtagatactttcatttttttgtatcaCTAGCAAGTATTGAGTATACACAGTGGattaatgtatttctttaaagtcCATAATCCAAGTGAATGACAGGATTCATTTACTCAATGAAATTTTTCCTGGGTTTTGGCTCCATGATAACTTTTGTAGATTgcaaaacttttcctttttcaaaactCCTTAATGCTACTGTACTATTttcacaataacaaaaaataattttaatcaaacACACAATCATGTGCCTCATAGAAGACTTTTGGGGTGTTGGGCAAACAGATAAAATGCTACAAGTCTTAAGTTAGCAAAGACTactaaaaactgtttttcttcCACAAACAAAATTCCTGGAAAAAATCTTCTTGTAAATAGATAAGCAAGATGTaatctataggaaaaaaattcttaccaaaaaaaaaaaaaaggctacagtAGGAGTAGAGATTTTCATTAATAGCATGATCTCAAAAATGGGCCTGCTCTACTGCTAGAACGacttatataatttattaaaagcaCAAAAACCTTAATAGTAAAACaaagatcataaaataaaatatacttaggaTAACCAATTCTAATTGGGTTCTGTATTTCTAACAACATACCTGTAGTTTGATTGGGGCACTTTGTCAAAACTTCTGGTGCTCTGAATCCTGGTGTACCCGCCCTAGGGGCAACCTGTTGCCGCCTTATAATGATGAAATAAGATTTTCTAGTTACGTTAGAGTTTAATTATTTAAGACcaaaaagtaacatttattgttttatttcacagTAAATTCTGCCTTGATATCTATATAGTTATTTATAAAGCAAATGATAATCCAGTGTAATGAAAATCTTAGATTTTGTTTCTACTGGTCCCTCCCCTCTACACCCTGCAAATTACCAGGCCTTATTCCAGAAAAATTTTAAGGTAACTTCCAGGTATAAAAATAGGTAGTAGATGATAACCATAACAGAAAAGCATAATACAACAGAATTTAATATAATTCAGAGCTATAAAACTTCATTTCTATTTGGAGTAATATCAGAAAATTTCTGATCTACTTAGTCTCTTACATACTTGAGTTACAGGCTCATGAAAGCTCATGCAACTTTTCAAAGAGAGGGAGGAATTTATGGGGCTCAGAGTAGGAAGTGGGAGTGAGAGACACTATTTGGTTCTGGTTATTCTACATAGGTGGggataaggaaagaaaacagaagattaaatcagcaatcaaaaatgtGCAATTCTAAGGTTCCAAAATAACTACCCTTGCCTCCACCAAAATTCTATGCATGTAAGAGCAAATGTGTTTTTCAAAGAGCATATGAATGTCAAATGAACAATACAACAGGTATCATTTTCTCTTCAAGGTACCTCTCCACATCAGTGTCTGTGTTGTTCCTTTCCTTACACTAAATCAACTGCCCACCAAAATCAATGCAATTTCTAATCTTGTCTGGCAGCATGCTGGTGATTTTATAGCACCATCAAAACACATTACCTTGAAAGGCAAATACTGCAAACTTTATCTGTTGCATAACAGTCACAGGTCAGGCTAGCTGGGCAAGAACTGGCAGTTTTCCTCATCACACCACTATTCATAACTTTTGTAGAAACAGCCTTCTTTTTTGTCGCTAACTTTCTAGATAGTACATCCATAGTCTTTGACTGCTTCATAAGCTGTAAAAGAAaagttgtattttctattttcatgatgTTTAATATGATGTCTTCAAATGCTAGTATGGCAAACATAAAATTGCCGAATGTGCTGTTGGATTTTAAGTGAAGAGGTGTGTATTAAAGTAATTAAGATCTTTTTAGGTTTCTCTGttgaataaacatattaaaatttgctAAATAGTCCTCAGTTGGTAAAGACTTGACTTACACTGTATTAAAACTTCTCCTGATATGTTACAAAAGTATAACATAGTTACGTTCTAGTGTCTAACTCCATTTCAGAACTGTAAACTGCACAATTACATTGGCTAAAATCAGAGTTTTGTTGCTCATGCTATCTAGCTGTTATAGGATATAAGTCAATTTAAAACCAATTAACATTGATTACAATTTCGTAAACGTTACAAACATCTTTACATTATGAACTGTGTGTCAGAAATGTGTTAATTATTAGGAGCTCGCATTCCAGCcaatgaaagaaaagactttAATATTCTAAATGATCCTTTAGAAAAGAGCAACAATAGTTAGCTAaccaaaaaagatgaaaaattccaccagaaaagttcaggaaaaaactggagaaaataaaagtgttgATAAGATGCTCAAAGCACTAATACCTTCTGCCACAGCAAAACTCTACTTTTAGAAACCTAGTGATAATAAATGCTCAACTACCAATCCCTAAATTCTCTTCAGTGTACGACTGACTGATGATCGCACTATTAAGCTACATTACTTACTTTCACTGCAGGGCTCTCATGTGAAATGGAGCTGTGTATATTGaaatttctttctccaaaaacaGAGCGCTGGACAGAAAGGCCTACAGATCCCTCCTACAATAccaacaaaaaacaaggaaaataaggATTATATCTGTAACACTTTCTGCCAGCTGTACTCTGCCAGTTTTGAAAGAGTTAAGTGACATGAAACAAAAACAGCTGCATCCAAGTCATTCTCAGGCACCAAAACACTTCtgtgaaaggagaaaatagtCTAGACAGAACTCTTAACACCCATACAATGTTATCAGAATccacaaatatatataactaaaaaatttaaaaaccacctGCATGGATGTTACAATTTTGCTGTGCAGCTAAAATGGAGATAGACACTTCAGAATTTTTCTCCTATaactaatgttttcttttaaaaaggacgAACGACTGTTTTGAACTTTATAACATGCAGGGAGAAtttgttattttccatatttGTCACATTATGTAATGACAGAGACGTTATAAATCTACCAAGTAATTTGTTTTGAAATGGTAAAATGATCCATTATAAATCTTAGTGGAAGCTAATCAATTTAATATgcagcaaatataaaaaaatttttttaattacaagcATCATCCTGGTATTATATCTCCCTCTGTTGGATGAAGCAGTACATTTCTAAGACCATATtagtatttaagaaataaaagaggtaGAACCTTTCCATCTTTTCCTTGTTTAATCTGAGTTTGTGCATTTGTGTAGGGCCTTTTAACAGAAGTTTTCATGGTGGGCTGCTGATCCAACTCCTTAGGTGCTGCTGGGCCACTCAATGAAATCTTGTTTCCTGTGATTACATGGGGTT from Vulpes vulpes isolate BD-2025 chromosome 3, VulVul3, whole genome shotgun sequence encodes:
- the CDC7 gene encoding cell division cycle 7-related protein kinase isoform X2, which codes for MEASLGIHMDDPMAFSPRRRDQVQVDGSLKKHEQNVKLPGTFSSVYLATAQLRVGPEEKIALKHLIPTSHPIRIAAELQCLTVAGGQDNVMGVKYCFRKNDHVVIAMPYLEHESFLDILNSLSFQEVREYMFNLFKALKRIHQFGIVHRDVKPSNFLFNRRLKKYALVDFGLAQGTHDTKIELLKFVQSEAQQESCSQNKPHVITGNKISLSGPAAPKELDQQPTMKTSVKRPYTNAQTQIKQGKDGKEGSVGLSVQRSVFGERNFNIHSSISHESPAVKLMKQSKTMDVLSRKLATKKKAVSTKVMNSGVMRKTASSCPASLTCDCYATDKVCSICLSRRQQVAPRAGTPGFRAPEVLTKCPNQTTAIDMWSAGVIFLSLLSGRYPFYKASDDLTALAQIMTIRGSRETIQAAKTFGKSILCSKEVPAQDLRKLCEKLRGIDSNTPQLTSDTQGPASHDPSFSEKTDHKASHLIQTPQALPSGNSLCKGDSNGCGRGLNMDTADLEGWNEVPDEAYDLLDKLLDLNPASRITAEEALLHPFFKDMSL
- the CDC7 gene encoding cell division cycle 7-related protein kinase isoform X1 → MEASLGIHMDDPMAFSPRRRDQVQVDGSLKKHEQNVKLPGVKKDIEKLYEAVPQLGNLFKIKDKIGEGTFSSVYLATAQLRVGPEEKIALKHLIPTSHPIRIAAELQCLTVAGGQDNVMGVKYCFRKNDHVVIAMPYLEHESFLDILNSLSFQEVREYMFNLFKALKRIHQFGIVHRDVKPSNFLFNRRLKKYALVDFGLAQGTHDTKIELLKFVQSEAQQESCSQNKPHVITGNKISLSGPAAPKELDQQPTMKTSVKRPYTNAQTQIKQGKDGKEGSVGLSVQRSVFGERNFNIHSSISHESPAVKLMKQSKTMDVLSRKLATKKKAVSTKVMNSGVMRKTASSCPASLTCDCYATDKVCSICLSRRQQVAPRAGTPGFRAPEVLTKCPNQTTAIDMWSAGVIFLSLLSGRYPFYKASDDLTALAQIMTIRGSRETIQAAKTFGKSILCSKEVPAQDLRKLCEKLRGIDSNTPQLTSDTQGPASHDPSFSEKTDHKASHLIQTPQALPSGNSLCKGDSNGCGRGLNMDTADLEGWNEVPDEAYDLLDKLLDLNPASRITAEEALLHPFFKDMSL